The following nucleotide sequence is from uncultured Draconibacterium sp..
TCAAAAATAAACCTTAAGAATCACACAATTACTGAGGGTATTTTCTATTTTTGCGCAAAATTATTAGTGTGATTAAACGCGGTTTTTTTACTAAAATATTGCTTCTTAGCCTGCCATTGTTTTTCAGCATTAATATGTTGGGGCAAACCACTGCGCAAGATTCTGCTTTTATTGCACAGGCAAATGAAGTACCAAAAAAGGTTGAACATTCGCCTAAAAAAGCCACTCTCTATTCAACATTCTTACCGGGACTTGGACAAGCCTACAACAAAAAATACTGGAAAATTCCGTTGATTTATGCCGGTTTCGGAACTATCGGTTATTTTATTCACTGGAACAACGACAATTACAAAATTATGCGCCAGGCATATGCAGATTTAACCGATAGCGATG
It contains:
- a CDS encoding DUF5683 domain-containing protein, producing the protein MIKRGFFTKILLLSLPLFFSINMLGQTTAQDSAFIAQANEVPKKVEHSPKKATLYSTFLPGLGQAYNKKYWKIPLIYAGFGTIGYFIHWNNDNYKIMRQAYADLTDSDGPYGAEDPTNSYMDLEATQYYDLNNPTYYNNFKTGLDKQQSYYRRNRDLLIISIIGFYGLNIIDASVDAHLYDFDISEDLTFNWQPTMQYQDFQYVYGVSCTFTF